Proteins encoded in a region of the Zunongwangia endophytica genome:
- a CDS encoding RagB/SusD family nutrient uptake outer membrane protein → MKSLNIIILVMSVLLILSCNNDFLDKNPPDTISTQNFWTSQEDVETALAGVYYRLQENFLGYERIYLDGLTDNAFLDPGNSNQSNLGNVALGNISANLGGAIPNMYETPYRVIVACNYFLDNIDKAPIEQSEILTYRAEVRFIRALAYFDLVRTFGGVIIYRDYPQNLEEVKIAKSTVQEVYSFIQEDLQFAINNLPRKDFQGHAVKGSANSLLGRVLITQEKFGEALPYLKAVIDSEVFGLANNYKLLFLTNGQIDPSINKEIIFATQYLSPNNPQRIRPGAGGHDVELGWYSLLQPYKGLVDSYEMIDGKLPENSAIYNPNNPYENRDPRLDMTIKLPNEIWKNNQGEVWDGSYNSYTGFLTEKYVDLSKAPFTSSTAINTDQDYIHIRYADVLLMFAEAQNEVNGPNDMAYNPIDEVRNRPGVAMPPVDRTRYNTKEELRNYIRRERRVEFALEGIRYNDLKRWKIAEDVISNITNPLGQNPIFRDFNYLMPFPQSELDNNPNLVQNPGY, encoded by the coding sequence ATGAAAAGTTTAAATATAATTATTCTGGTAATGAGTGTATTGCTAATCTTGTCCTGTAATAATGACTTTTTAGATAAAAATCCACCAGATACAATCTCTACCCAAAACTTCTGGACTTCACAGGAAGATGTAGAAACTGCCCTAGCGGGGGTATATTATAGACTACAAGAAAATTTTCTTGGCTATGAGAGAATATATTTAGATGGATTAACAGATAATGCCTTTCTTGATCCCGGAAATTCTAACCAGTCCAATCTGGGAAATGTGGCATTGGGGAATATTTCGGCCAATTTGGGAGGAGCCATTCCAAATATGTATGAAACTCCTTACCGCGTTATTGTAGCTTGTAATTATTTTTTAGATAATATTGATAAGGCACCTATAGAGCAATCAGAAATTTTAACTTATAGAGCAGAAGTACGATTTATTAGAGCTTTAGCCTACTTTGATTTAGTAAGAACTTTTGGAGGAGTAATAATCTATCGAGATTATCCTCAAAATTTAGAAGAGGTTAAAATTGCAAAAAGCACTGTTCAGGAGGTCTATTCTTTCATCCAGGAAGATCTGCAATTTGCCATAAATAATCTGCCACGAAAAGATTTTCAAGGTCATGCTGTGAAAGGTAGTGCTAATAGTCTTTTGGGGCGTGTATTAATCACTCAAGAAAAATTTGGTGAAGCTTTGCCCTATTTAAAAGCGGTCATTGATTCTGAGGTTTTTGGTCTTGCAAATAATTACAAATTATTATTTCTCACAAATGGGCAAATAGATCCCTCCATTAATAAAGAAATAATTTTTGCAACTCAATACCTTTCGCCTAATAATCCTCAAAGAATTAGACCGGGTGCAGGTGGCCATGATGTTGAGTTAGGATGGTACTCATTGCTTCAGCCCTATAAAGGCCTGGTTGATAGTTACGAAATGATTGATGGTAAACTGCCAGAGAATTCTGCGATTTACAATCCCAATAATCCTTACGAAAATAGAGACCCACGTTTAGATATGACGATCAAACTTCCTAACGAAATTTGGAAGAATAACCAAGGCGAAGTTTGGGATGGAAGTTATAATTCTTATACAGGATTTCTTACTGAAAAGTATGTAGATCTTTCAAAGGCACCGTTCACTTCGTCCACAGCTATAAACACCGATCAGGACTATATACATATTCGCTATGCTGATGTTCTGCTAATGTTTGCTGAAGCTCAAAACGAGGTTAATGGCCCTAATGATATGGCATATAATCCAATCGATGAAGTTCGAAATAGGCCAGGTGTAGCAATGCCTCCTGTAGACAGAACGCGATACAACACTAAAGAAGAGTTAAGAAATTATATACGTAGAGAAAGAAGAGTAGAATTCGCACTTGAAGGTATAAGATATAACGATTTAAAAAGATGGAAAATTGCAGAAGATGTTATTTCAAACATAACCAACCCTTTGGGACAAAATCCAATCTTTAGAGATTTTAATTATCTTATGCCTTTCCCTCAATCTGAATTAGATAACAATCCAAATTTAGTGCAAAATCCAGGATACTAA